A section of the Planctomycetota bacterium genome encodes:
- a CDS encoding ABC transporter substrate-binding protein: MLRSLLVFLLGLSLLGCAGDEPVGESDAPPKVGVSIPTATHGWPAGVGYWAQETIDAYPDIEWTYQKADSAEKQSAQIDAMVEAGVQTLVVLPMNSDTLLPALRRAKDRGVYIVSVDRGLSDPIADLYVAGDNARFGQVAAEFMAEQLNGTGKIVVLRGMTVEIDNERFSAFEEEIGKHAGIEILDVQHGEWNREKSYNVFAAMLQQHPEIDAVWASDDDMALGVEKALNEAGRTEEMWILGGAGMKDIVKRVRDGDRLFPANVTYPPGMIAAGIHLGAAHATGQPETAVADAIPDHLNLDTTQLSDEPTSTGGDQRDVRIGIQLVTPENAEQFYFPDSVY; the protein is encoded by the coding sequence ATGCTGAGGAGCCTTCTCGTTTTCCTGCTCGGACTTTCCCTGCTCGGCTGCGCCGGCGACGAACCCGTCGGCGAGAGCGATGCCCCGCCGAAGGTCGGCGTCTCGATCCCGACCGCGACACACGGCTGGCCCGCCGGCGTCGGGTACTGGGCCCAGGAAACCATCGACGCCTATCCCGACATCGAGTGGACCTACCAGAAAGCCGACTCCGCCGAGAAGCAGTCGGCGCAGATCGACGCAATGGTCGAGGCAGGCGTGCAGACGCTGGTCGTGTTGCCGATGAACAGCGACACGCTGTTGCCGGCGCTGCGTCGGGCGAAGGATCGCGGCGTGTACATCGTCAGCGTCGACCGCGGGCTCTCCGACCCGATCGCCGACCTGTACGTCGCCGGCGACAACGCGCGCTTCGGCCAGGTTGCCGCGGAGTTCATGGCCGAGCAACTCAACGGCACCGGCAAGATCGTCGTCCTACGCGGCATGACCGTCGAGATCGACAACGAACGCTTCAGCGCCTTCGAAGAAGAAATCGGCAAGCACGCCGGTATCGAGATTCTTGACGTCCAGCACGGTGAGTGGAATCGCGAGAAGTCGTACAACGTCTTCGCTGCGATGCTCCAACAACACCCCGAGATCGACGCGGTCTGGGCGAGCGATGACGACATGGCACTAGGCGTGGAAAAGGCGCTGAACGAAGCGGGCCGGACCGAGGAGATGTGGATCCTCGGCGGGGCCGGGATGAAGGACATCGTCAAGCGGGTGCGTGACGGCGATCGACTGTTCCCGGCGAACGTGACTTACCCACCCGGCATGATCGCGGCCGGCATCCACCTCGGCGCCGCCCACGCCACCGGCCAGCCCGAGACCGCCGTCGCCGACGCGATCCCCGACCACCTCAACCTCGATACCACGCAACTGAGTGACGAACCCACCAGCACCGGCGGCGACCAACGCGACGTCCGCATCGGCATCCAACTGGTCACGCCCGAAAACGCCGAGCAGTTTTACTTCCCCGATTCGGTCTACTGA